The Colias croceus chromosome 23, ilColCroc2.1 genome window below encodes:
- the LOC123702108 gene encoding tetratricopeptide repeat protein 1-like codes for MSDRLKSTNSVSNEDVIEDLTKNLEFSLRAGDTQEKENPDLKPKDFNATGDREPTKSDFADIPFDAEDEDTEAQQNSDKDDNDDSDTDSIDEVSLKDTEMSLTDDQKEERKIISEELKVAGNEAFKVGDMKRSIEKYTEGLNICPLQFPKQRAILYCNRSAAKMKLEKHKHAIKDCTKAIELDENYLKAYHRRAQSYEATDKLDESLADYKKVLELDPSHAAARAAVIRLPPMIEERNEKLKTEMLGKLKDLGNMILRPFGLSTENFQLQQDPDTKGYKINFKQ; via the exons ATGTCCGATAGATTGAAGAGTACGAATAGTGTATCGAATGAAGATGTTATTGAAGATTTAACAAAGAATTTAGAGTTTTCTTTACGTGCTGGCGATACCCAGGAAAAGGAAAATCCAGATCTAAAACCGAAGGATTTTAATGCAACTGGTGACAGAGAACCTACAAAATCAG ATTTCGCAGACATTCCATTCGACGCGGAGGATGAAGACACAGAAGCCCAGCAGAATAGTGATAAAGACGATAATGATGACAGCGATACAGACTCCATCGATGAAGTATCGTTGAAAGACACGGAAATGAGCTTAACGGATGACCAAAAGGAGGAACGGAAAATCATTTCTGAAGAACTTAAGGTGGCGGGCAATGAGGCTTTCAAAGTTGGCGATATGAAACGGAGTATAGAGAAATATACTGAag gTTTAAACATCTGTCCGCTACAGTTTCCAAAGCAAAGGGCGATATTATATTGCAACAGGAGTGCGGCCAAAATGAAACTCGAGAAACACAAACACGCTATAAAGGATTGCACTAAAGCTATTGAGTTGGatgaaaattacttaaaaGCGTACCACAG GCGAGCACAGTCATATGAGGCCACAGACAAGCTAGACGAAAGTCTGGCAGATTATAAAAAGGTTTTGGAATTGGATCCGTCACACGCAGCTGCGCGCGCAGCTGTCATCAGGTTGCCGCCAATGATCGAAGAGCGAAATGAGAAGTTGAAAACGGAAATGTTGggaaaattaaaagatttgGGCAATATGATATTACGACCGTTCGGTTTGTCGACGGAAAACTTTCAACTTCAGCAAGATCCAGATACAAAGggatacaaaattaattttaagcagtaa